The following are from one region of the Chloracidobacterium sp. genome:
- a CDS encoding zinc ribbon domain-containing protein, with protein sequence MPDMMLMGDGAANPYHITEHYLRRVLVGDLESVRARIIGAMERLEYDILDDEANIVRGRRGARGWATAHSSADVLDYPMTLIVRLKANGPRATRVTFDYIVKHPALSFGEKEILTREAEAISSLAMVRPAEKMCSTCGTESTDDSRFCRRCGTQMTFENSELEVLRMSAEVRAGHTSVVSTAVATTAVSLLLGAVILTLVVQGVVLTKGVWALLIASLVVTAFSTLFAGFGWNRMNRALKSKPREAPVFKEFVSPPAAYFEPPDAGDRALIGSVTEGTTNLLDLNGDPGKTGEFSADETSVIASR encoded by the coding sequence ATGCCAGATATGATGCTTATGGGTGATGGTGCGGCCAACCCATATCACATTACCGAGCACTACCTGCGGCGGGTATTGGTCGGCGATCTTGAGAGCGTCCGGGCTCGGATAATCGGGGCCATGGAGCGATTGGAATACGACATCCTCGATGACGAGGCGAACATCGTCAGGGGGCGCCGCGGTGCTCGCGGCTGGGCGACCGCACATTCGTCGGCGGATGTTCTGGATTATCCGATGACGCTGATCGTACGGCTCAAAGCGAACGGGCCGCGGGCGACACGCGTGACGTTCGACTACATCGTCAAGCATCCGGCATTGTCATTCGGCGAGAAGGAAATTCTGACCCGCGAAGCCGAGGCGATTTCGTCGTTGGCGATGGTCCGACCGGCCGAGAAGATGTGTTCGACCTGCGGCACCGAATCTACCGACGATTCGCGATTCTGCAGGCGGTGCGGGACGCAGATGACGTTCGAGAACAGCGAACTCGAAGTGCTGCGGATGTCGGCCGAGGTGCGTGCCGGTCATACATCGGTCGTGTCTACCGCCGTTGCCACGACCGCCGTGAGCCTTTTGCTCGGAGCGGTGATCCTGACCCTGGTCGTCCAAGGGGTCGTATTGACCAAGGGCGTTTGGGCGCTATTGATAGCCAGCCTGGTCGTAACGGCGTTCAGCACGCTCTTTGCCGGTTTTGGATGGAACCGGATGAATCGTGCGTTAAAGAGCAAGCCGCGCGAGGCGCCGGTCTTCAAGGAATTTGTTTCGCCGCCCGCTGCATATTTCGAACCGCCGGACGCAGGCGACCGGGCTTTGATCGGGTCTGTTACCGAAGGAACGACCAATCTTCTCGACCTCAACGGCGATCCCGGCAAGACGGGCGAATTTTCCGCCGACGAAACCTCCGTCATCGCATCGCGCTAA
- a CDS encoding class I SAM-dependent methyltransferase, with protein MSPDPLILIIYTTKYRLGGAQFPAVARTLADEKRDAVFNGEIVCRAVESKVDVLRAIAEVRTAGRKIAEFHFVGHSGMYGPMYGTVAFPEQFSPYEWEQMDIPFAKGAAAYFHCCRSARWFAPFFARTFGIKAHGYFWYTTFSLSKTKYLYAGDRTDGKIYTIGCPGRKSHGLLASAKKFAGAMPAEEMRSFDPGEVNGADTYNTVAGLYDEVFTDIRVRRDEWRWLNEHLPSGKIDVLDIGCGNGALLNALADRIESGVGVDESEAILERARARNAGRKHLEFRKIAGPVLPFGNASFDVVISMMSFRYLDWDPLLAEIKRVTKPGGKLLVIDMVTVPVKMSEYPRLLRDKLKTMRDQKTNARFNAALGRLVSHPDWKKMLEYNPIRSEHEMKWYLESRFPGRKMETLNLAWNSRMVAFDSGPVEEGIEAKLTYP; from the coding sequence ATGTCTCCTGACCCGCTCATACTCATAATCTATACGACCAAATACCGGCTTGGCGGGGCACAGTTTCCGGCCGTCGCCCGGACACTCGCCGATGAGAAACGCGATGCGGTTTTCAATGGCGAGATCGTATGCCGGGCGGTCGAAAGCAAGGTAGATGTGCTGCGCGCTATAGCAGAGGTTCGAACTGCGGGCAGAAAGATCGCTGAATTTCATTTCGTCGGGCATTCCGGAATGTACGGGCCAATGTACGGAACTGTCGCCTTCCCAGAACAGTTTTCGCCGTACGAATGGGAGCAGATGGATATCCCGTTTGCGAAAGGTGCCGCGGCCTATTTCCACTGCTGCCGATCGGCACGCTGGTTTGCGCCTTTCTTTGCAAGGACGTTCGGCATCAAGGCCCACGGCTATTTTTGGTACACGACGTTTTCGCTAAGCAAAACGAAATACCTATATGCCGGTGACCGGACCGACGGCAAGATCTATACGATCGGCTGCCCGGGCCGAAAGTCGCACGGTCTGCTCGCCTCGGCGAAGAAATTCGCCGGTGCGATGCCCGCCGAGGAGATGAGATCGTTCGACCCGGGCGAGGTCAACGGTGCCGACACCTACAACACGGTGGCCGGGCTTTATGACGAGGTCTTCACCGATATCCGCGTCCGCCGCGACGAATGGAGATGGCTGAACGAGCATCTGCCTTCGGGGAAGATCGACGTGCTCGACATCGGCTGCGGAAACGGCGCATTGCTCAACGCACTCGCAGACCGCATCGAAAGCGGTGTGGGCGTGGATGAATCGGAAGCTATCCTCGAACGCGCACGCGCGAGGAACGCGGGCCGGAAACATCTCGAATTTCGAAAGATCGCGGGCCCGGTATTACCTTTCGGTAATGCCTCGTTCGACGTCGTGATATCGATGATGTCGTTCCGTTATCTCGACTGGGATCCGCTGCTTGCCGAGATCAAACGCGTAACGAAGCCGGGCGGCAAGCTACTCGTCATCGATATGGTGACGGTGCCCGTGAAAATGAGCGAGTATCCAAGACTGCTCCGCGATAAGCTGAAGACAATGCGTGATCAGAAAACAAATGCAAGATTTAACGCCGCACTCGGGCGGTTGGTCTCGCACCCTGATTGGAAGAAGATGCTCGAATACAATCCGATACGCTCGGAACACGAGATGAAATGGTATCTCGAAAGCCGATTTCCAGGACGAAAAATGGAGACACTAAATCTCGCGTGGAACTCGCGGATGGTCGCATTTGACAGCGGGCCGGTTGAGGAAGGTATCGAGGCTAAACTCACGTATCCTTAA
- a CDS encoding aspartate/glutamate racemase family protein, protein MLGILDWGIGGISIYKLIKERRPEVSLVYFSDTGVTPYGKMSRVELVSRLNAVIGFLGSKGVTHLVIGCNAASTAIPFIDPQGLKIEGVIDPAVEMTARLKPERLGLIGGRRTVVSGVYRRAFAQRGIAVKQRIAQPLSGLIESGDVSSPKLRQEAGHILRPLRNCSHVLLACTHYPAIANILSDLVSAETKFIDPASGVLNATSKWKIGSHGPDVLITTGDAEAMKRSADRAFGVKIGKVLKVNRIE, encoded by the coding sequence ATGCTTGGTATCTTGGATTGGGGCATAGGCGGCATCAGCATTTATAAGCTGATCAAGGAACGGCGGCCGGAGGTTTCGCTGGTCTATTTTTCCGACACCGGTGTGACGCCATATGGGAAGATGTCGCGGGTGGAACTCGTCTCGCGGTTGAACGCCGTGATCGGTTTTCTCGGTTCAAAGGGCGTTACGCATCTGGTGATCGGCTGTAACGCGGCGAGCACGGCAATTCCCTTTATCGATCCGCAGGGCCTGAAGATCGAAGGCGTTATCGACCCGGCGGTCGAGATGACGGCAAGGCTCAAACCTGAACGCCTGGGCCTGATCGGCGGGCGGCGGACGGTGGTGTCGGGCGTTTATCGGAGAGCGTTCGCCCAACGCGGCATCGCGGTCAAGCAACGCATCGCCCAGCCGCTGTCGGGGCTTATCGAGAGCGGCGACGTCTCGTCACCGAAACTGCGTCAGGAAGCTGGACACATCCTTCGGCCGCTGCGAAACTGCTCGCACGTTCTGCTTGCCTGTACACACTACCCTGCCATCGCGAATATTCTGTCCGACCTCGTTTCGGCTGAGACAAAATTCATCGATCCGGCGTCGGGCGTTTTGAACGCGACCTCGAAATGGAAGATCGGATCGCACGGGCCCGACGTTCTCATTACCACCGGCGACGCGGAGGCCATGAAACGATCGGCTGACCGCGCATTCGGCGTCAAGATCGGGAAAGTCCTTAAGGTGAACAGAATAGAATGA
- a CDS encoding META and DUF4377 domain-containing protein — translation MKKLTGVFFLLFAVGMAPAAVFAQTATSSQGDDWRLVAYNFARVNNYNIDDKEVTMTLDTREGRIAGNSGCNRFMGPFIFEDSGRLTVGPFAGTLIACPRIDNRFEAAFRETLGNIDSFAFETGYLTLTDKRTGHFMRFQRIIKPERYVWYVNKELADCVGVVKTKCLQVKDAKEAAWQNFFGPIEGFNFKKGRYYQIEVERTKVANPAADGSAYSHKLIRVIKEVKKEKDL, via the coding sequence ATGAAGAAACTAACAGGGGTATTCTTTCTGCTTTTCGCTGTCGGCATGGCGCCGGCTGCTGTTTTCGCACAAACCGCGACATCATCGCAGGGCGACGACTGGCGGCTCGTCGCCTACAATTTCGCACGGGTCAACAACTACAACATCGATGACAAAGAGGTGACGATGACGCTCGACACACGCGAGGGCCGGATCGCCGGAAATTCGGGCTGCAACCGCTTTATGGGCCCGTTCATATTCGAGGATTCCGGCCGGCTCACCGTTGGACCTTTTGCCGGAACTCTGATCGCATGCCCGCGTATCGACAACCGCTTTGAGGCGGCCTTTCGCGAGACGCTCGGCAATATCGATTCCTTCGCGTTCGAGACCGGTTATCTGACGCTGACCGATAAACGCACCGGCCACTTCATGCGTTTCCAGCGGATCATCAAGCCCGAGCGTTACGTTTGGTACGTGAACAAAGAGCTTGCGGACTGCGTCGGTGTAGTGAAGACAAAATGCCTTCAGGTGAAAGATGCAAAGGAAGCGGCCTGGCAGAACTTCTTCGGGCCGATCGAGGGTTTCAACTTTAAGAAAGGACGCTATTACCAGATCGAGGTCGAGCGGACCAAGGTCGCTAATCCTGCGGCGGACGGTTCGGCGTATTCTCACAAACTGATCCGCGTGATCAAAGAAGTAAAGAAAGAAAAAGACCTTTGA
- a CDS encoding stage II sporulation protein M codes for MNRFIDEKKDNWQRLEDLLGMLRGTSLRGLTRMEVREFGELYRRTATDLAIARAETRDPKLINYLNSLVIRAHGKIYRAEGDGLGVIRRFFGYELPAAFRGTLPFTGLAFGFFMFFAVASFLLCLYDPAFSNLLGLSDIEAAAGSNTQWWTELNAANQIGSSAILTNNIRVAFYAFALGAFFGIGTLYVLLINGLSIGGVLGVCYRVDPNFGNLLVDFMVAHGVVELSCIFIAAGAGMSIGYAIIDPGDLTRGQALKFRGREASKLVVGVALFLFAAGIIEGFISPSYLAPAVKWLIGIATGILMFVYLFLVGRDREPMLQTH; via the coding sequence GTGAACCGGTTCATCGATGAAAAAAAGGACAACTGGCAGAGGCTCGAAGATCTGCTCGGGATGCTTCGCGGTACGAGCCTGCGCGGTCTGACGCGGATGGAGGTCCGCGAGTTTGGCGAGTTGTACCGCCGCACGGCGACCGACCTCGCGATAGCCCGCGCCGAGACGCGCGACCCGAAGCTGATCAATTATCTGAACAGCCTCGTGATCAGGGCCCACGGCAAGATCTATCGCGCCGAAGGCGACGGCCTCGGTGTCATCCGCCGTTTTTTTGGCTACGAACTGCCGGCCGCCTTTCGCGGCACCTTGCCATTCACCGGCCTCGCATTCGGCTTTTTCATGTTCTTCGCCGTGGCCTCGTTCTTACTTTGCCTTTACGACCCGGCGTTTTCGAACCTTCTCGGCCTCAGCGACATCGAGGCCGCCGCCGGATCGAACACGCAATGGTGGACCGAACTAAATGCGGCGAACCAGATAGGGTCGAGCGCGATCCTGACAAATAATATTCGCGTTGCCTTTTACGCATTCGCTCTGGGCGCTTTTTTCGGCATCGGTACGCTGTACGTATTGTTGATAAACGGCCTCAGCATCGGCGGCGTGCTTGGCGTTTGTTATCGGGTCGACCCCAACTTCGGAAATCTCCTGGTCGATTTCATGGTTGCTCACGGGGTGGTCGAGCTGTCATGCATCTTTATCGCCGCAGGTGCGGGGATGTCGATCGGTTACGCGATCATCGATCCGGGCGATCTGACGCGCGGCCAGGCTTTGAAGTTTCGCGGTCGCGAGGCGTCAAAGCTCGTCGTCGGTGTTGCGTTGTTTCTCTTTGCTGCCGGTATCATCGAGGGTTTCATCTCACCCTCTTACCTCGCACCGGCAGTTAAATGGCTGATCGGGATCGCGACCGGCATCCTGATGTTCGTTTACCTCTTTTTGGTCGGCCGCGACCGCGAACCGATGTTACAGACCCATTAA
- a CDS encoding radical SAM protein codes for MSKRSRFRLVLIKPSHYDDDGYVIQWFRSAIPANSLACLYGLALECRNEQVLGPEVDLEIDAFDETNTVIHPSRIAKMIERADDGMVMLVGVQSNQFPRALDIARPLRDRGIKVAIGGFHVSGTSSMLKERDPSVQKALDIGVTIFAGEAEGRLGQVLKDAFNSELPAEYNFMDDLPNIEGVATPMLPADRVHLTAGATTSFDAGRGCPFTCSFCTIINVQGRVSRRRSPEDIERIVRVNVAQGLHSFFITDDNFARNKDWEIILDRLIELRQKEGLNISFIIQVDTLCHKLPNFIDKCKLAGVKRVFIGLENINPDNLLGAKKRQNKITDYRAMLLEWRRVGIVTYCGYILGFPGDTPEAILHDIEVIKNELPVDLLEFFYLTPLPGSEDHQRLHNSNVAMDADLNRYDLCHDVTEHPKMSREEWRDVYQKAWDTYYTDEHIERIIRRSIVSGTSPGKTTFFIMWFKGCLAIEGIHPLEGGFFRRKDRRNRRSGMPLENPLIFYPKYAFETLMKQGRWIWLYLRLRIIYKRAARDPKRFEYTDLALEPVSDHEEEREMFQTVAAKSYLEKVHRNQRLTRGEVI; via the coding sequence ATGTCCAAACGGTCTAGATTTCGCCTGGTTCTGATCAAGCCGTCTCATTACGATGACGATGGTTATGTGATTCAATGGTTCCGCTCTGCGATCCCTGCCAACTCGCTGGCGTGCCTTTACGGGCTTGCGCTGGAGTGCCGCAACGAGCAGGTGCTTGGCCCCGAGGTCGACCTCGAGATAGACGCTTTCGACGAGACGAATACCGTGATTCACCCGAGCCGTATCGCCAAAATGATCGAGCGGGCAGACGACGGCATGGTCATGCTCGTCGGTGTACAGTCAAATCAGTTTCCGCGGGCGCTCGATATTGCGCGGCCGCTCAGAGATCGCGGTATCAAGGTCGCGATCGGCGGCTTTCATGTGTCGGGAACGTCATCGATGCTGAAAGAAAGGGATCCTTCGGTTCAAAAGGCGCTCGACATCGGAGTGACGATCTTTGCCGGCGAGGCTGAGGGCCGACTTGGTCAGGTCCTGAAAGATGCTTTTAATTCGGAGTTGCCAGCCGAATACAACTTCATGGATGACCTCCCGAACATCGAGGGAGTTGCCACTCCGATGCTCCCTGCCGACCGCGTCCACTTGACTGCCGGTGCGACCACAAGCTTCGATGCAGGACGCGGATGCCCGTTCACCTGCTCGTTCTGCACGATCATAAACGTTCAGGGCCGCGTATCGCGCCGACGTTCGCCGGAAGACATCGAGCGGATCGTAAGGGTCAATGTTGCTCAGGGCCTGCACTCGTTTTTCATCACCGATGACAACTTCGCGAGAAATAAGGACTGGGAGATCATACTGGATCGGCTCATCGAATTGCGCCAGAAAGAGGGCCTGAATATCAGCTTTATCATCCAGGTCGACACACTTTGTCATAAACTTCCAAATTTTATCGACAAGTGTAAGCTCGCAGGGGTAAAGCGCGTATTTATCGGTCTTGAGAATATCAATCCTGACAATCTGCTCGGCGCCAAAAAGAGGCAGAATAAGATCACCGATTACCGAGCAATGCTGCTTGAATGGAGGCGCGTCGGGATAGTCACATATTGCGGGTATATCCTCGGTTTTCCCGGAGATACGCCTGAGGCGATCCTCCACGATATCGAGGTCATCAAGAACGAACTTCCGGTCGATCTTCTCGAGTTTTTCTACCTGACGCCGCTGCCGGGTTCTGAAGATCATCAAAGGCTTCACAACAGCAACGTTGCCATGGATGCGGATCTGAACAGATATGATCTTTGCCACGATGTCACAGAGCATCCGAAAATGTCGCGTGAAGAATGGAGAGATGTATATCAAAAGGCGTGGGACACCTACTACACCGATGAACATATCGAACGGATCATTCGGCGTTCGATAGTTTCGGGCACGAGTCCCGGCAAGACGACGTTCTTTATAATGTGGTTCAAGGGCTGCCTCGCTATCGAGGGCATACACCCGCTCGAGGGCGGCTTTTTCCGACGCAAGGACCGGCGGAACAGGCGTTCGGGAATGCCGTTGGAAAATCCTTTGATCTTCTATCCGAAATACGCTTTTGAGACCTTGATGAAACAGGGCCGCTGGATCTGGCTATACCTCAGGCTGCGGATCATCTATAAACGGGCCGCGCGCGACCCAAAACGGTTCGAATATACAGACCTTGCACTCGAACCTGTGTCCGACCATGAGGAAGAGCGCGAGATGTTCCAGACTGTCGCGGCCAAAAGCTATCTTGAAAAGGTCCACCGCAACCAACGTCTCACTCGTGGTGAGGTCATTTAG